The genomic window CTCATCATCTGATCTCGGACTGTCAGAGCcgtggctgtgattggtgtgcaTCATCTCGTCTCTCTCTCCGCTCTCCATCTTCAGCTCCAGATTACCCTGGACTCCCAAACCTCCTACAAGGGGCACAAataacacaacatttttttttaaaagctgcaacaattatgAATTTGTGACACCTCTTCAGTGTTGATAGTTATAAAGTAAGTTCAAAACTAAGTTGACAAAATTTGTGAAATCAGCGATGGACTTGCCTCTGCCTCCTGCCTGCATTTGATGAAGTGTGGCCCTCTGTCTGACTGGGTACGGGTGGCCATTTTGTGTGCGGCTCTGGAAGGCTGCGTGGTTGTTGTTCATAGTGACAGCTTCAACCTTTATGACACACAAAGAAGAGAATGAGATAAGGGTAATATCCAAGCATTCATAGCTCTACAGTTCAGCCTTCAGCATATAAGAATTCTTTAAGGTGAACGATGCCATGGCTCCATGAATCTTAAAAGACAGTGAGCCTGGCttattcacatacagtatacaactCTTAGATCAACGAATGACAAATAAGTCACAAAACCAACATCTGCCCCCTGGTTTCCGACGTCATCCCGGGTAGATCTCTCTCGCTCTACAGAATTAATTTAATCTCGGACCATCTTAATCCGTCCCTTAAAACTACTGTATGCTCCCTAAACATACCCCTAATTCTCTTCAGGAATGATTTACTTCTAACCGACACAtcatttggaaaaataaaagtgataGAATTTAatacccccccctcccccaaagGATTAGACTAAAAACCCGTTTCCCCTGCATATACTTCCACTCCAGCTGGGCTAAAATCCCCTGGTCTGCTGAAAGGGAAACATGCAGGAATGGGAGTGCAGGCGTCTCCCATCACCCCACGGTGGAATTAGAGTCTGCACATACTGTACGCTTTCCATACAAGGCCGACGCGTCACTACTCTCTCCCATTGTGCTCAGTTTCCTATTTCAAGGACAACAACCTTTACATGCAGACATAGCGAGTGGAAAATTCCTGAAATTGAATACCAGcagacggacacacacacatggcatTTCCACATACGCTGCCCTGTCCTTCCTATCCTTAAATACTTCAAAGTAATGTTTGTTCACCATGGCTGGAGTGTGGCAGGTGAGCGGTAGAGTTCCCGGGTGGCCGTGGTGGGTCTGGCTCAGCAGGTTGTGGATGTCAGAGGGCACGCAGGCCGTGGGGCCGACAGCGTGGTTCCTTAAGACGTGGATCACATCGTCCAATCTGTCCAGACGGTCCTCCACCTGAGACTGAAGACACCAAGAGACAAAAAGTTAGAAGTTGTTACGTTTCTATAGGCCTTTAGGATAATCCTGAAAATTACAGACTTCATTCTTttgagaacaaaacaaaacaaaactgtagtcgtttgagttttgttttgtaaaaaagagtcaaataagaagattgataccatgcatgtatttgtatattaaatataacataatagCAACCAGCTGATTAGCTTAGTTTAGAattaagactggaaacagcagCCTGGCTCTATTTTTTGGCCTGGCACAGGAACTTCCAGCGAAAACTCTGGGATTTCACTGCACCCATCCAGACATTGTGCTGCATATTAAAACCCTGTGAAAACATAACTAGCAATttctacattttgtttttttgtgtttattaaacaaTCAAGATattacatgttaattagtgaccTCTAGAGGTGATGGTGAGCACATTTTGATTAGCTTTTGATAGAGAGCGGCAagctgttttcatgtgtttccagtctttatactGAGGTAATCGATGACTTGTGAGCTAGTGGAAGCTTCAAATGGACAGTACAGATATGAGGATGgtatattaaatatattctttCTAACTCCTACATTATCTCTCATGAGTTTAAACTCAGCTATTTATacgtccatccatccacccatcaaTTATCTctatataacataaataaaataaacttctgGGCGGTTTTTACCAGTGATATGAGTGAAGACTCATAATGTGGTGAGACTGGTGCCTGTACTGAACTCCGGGGCCACATGTTAGTACCTaggaatgagaaaaaaaaacaaaaatagaccATGAATGGATTGagatacacaaaaaaataaaacatttttcactcagaACAGCCCCTATAGgttttatgtgttgtgtgtatgtgttaacaGTTTACCTGTGGGTTCAGCAGCGTTTGGCATTGGGGACGGAGACCTCACCGGTGTGGACGAGCTGGAGGggaagctgctgctggtgtgaTCGGGTGAATAAATCTAGCAGCAGACGTGGAGAGAGCGAGAAGAAGGGGGAGGAGTGGGTGTAAGGCATGGATCATTTTAAAAGCACAACTTGTCATTTCTGCGTTGGGTTTTACAGCTGCTGCCACAGCCTTTGGAGCAGGCTTGTAATCTGAACTAAACTCATCAATTCTGGTCATTTTACTAGTCAGCAGCCAATAAAAAGTCCAGAAGCGTGCGAGTAGCCCTTTGTTAATATGCACTAGCCTGTTACTGGCAGGGAAGAACAACTATTTCCCTTTTGCAGTATACCTCTGGGGCTCTCAGGGCTTGGTTTTATGCACTGGCTTGACTTTTTGAACATAACAGTGCATAGATGAGCTGGTTTAATGGGAGTAAGGTGGTGCATACTTACAGAGGCCAGAGCTTTTCCCAGCGTATCACCTGTCTGTGACCCTCCTGACACATTTCTCTGGCTCCCTGAGACTGAGcacaaaatcaaaaacatataaacaaaatataacagcaatgaacagaaaaagaaaacttcaccttagaataaaaaagagaggaatATTTCTCCATTTCCTCACCTGTGGAGTTGTCTGAAGTGTTAATTGAGTGGTTGTGTGACGCTGTGTTGCGGTGAAAAGTGGACATTGGTGGGAGACCCCGGTTGATATCTGCAGTCATCACTGAGTGTGGGGAGTAGTCCTGagcagtaaacaaacacacagtcaaatCCACAGGGATAAGAAAAATTGCTACGTTGTCATCTTCTAAGGTCCCGGAGGTAAAATCTCACCAGGTGACTGTGTGGTGGCTGCAGGCTGCCGTAGCTCCCCGGCTGTGTCTGGTGGGTTGTGGCTGCTCCCAGTGCACCTTCATAGCCCTGCTGGTTCAGCCCATTTACAGCATTCCAGATGTCGGGTGAATTGCTCGTCCCCTCTAAAATGGATAAGTGTATGTTATAGCCTGAACTGGTAAAGCATCTCAAGCAGCCAGGCAAGCCATGAAGCTCTGTAGTGGCCCCAATGGAAACAATTTCACTGATTAAACTATaactaatatttaatttacaaacaCCGTTTTTTCCTCATCTTAATTTTGAGAGCTATGTCGGCTTCATAATCACCTGATCAGACTGGATAATGTTACTGAAACACTGCTatattgtgggtttttttatataattgatGTGGAAATGAGCCGAGAGACTCATTGGATATGTCCAGTTTTTAATGGTCTTTAAATATGAGACCATAACTCTAATTTCAATTTAATATTAGTTCTACTTTTTATGCTGTTGTTTCATTGGTTATTTTGcctaaaatgactaaaatatcTCAGCAACTATTTAATGGATTAGTACCATCAGCCTCAtgtgtactttgtttttagtgctaattagaAAATACTAACATGACAAACTAAGATGGTTTACAAGGCAATAATGGACTTAGTACAATAATTGGCTCGGTGCAATAATGAACTGTGTATAACTTCCGTGTCTCATTGCcccttatttatatatttatttatattttcgaGTATAcaacacatatttaaaagtttttatggGTATGGGtttgaatgtgtatgtggtcatgGGTATGGATGAGATGTGTttgggcttgtgtgtgtgtgtgtgtatgtgtactagtgttattttttatattttatattttatatttttatgctgcaattGGACTGCTCAAAGAGAGTTTCACTgtatacttgcaatgacaataaagagctatctatgttttttaaaaggtaagAATTATACCTCCTTAaaagaccagtgtgtaggatttagtggaaTTTAGCGGTGAGCATCGTAGCCAAATGAATACCCTGCCCCTCCCCCTCTAAGCATGTAGGATAACCTACAGTGGCCACGCTAAAACCTGTGAAGAATAAGAAAGGCCCTATCTCAAGCCAATGTTCaatttgtccgttctgggctactgtaatGCAATATGGCAGCCTTAGTGGAAGAGGACCTGttccctctgtagatataaagggctcattctaaaggtaacaaaaaacacaacaattcttagtttcaggtgattatacacattaatattattatgtttataatataatacatatttattattacatttctgtcaagtccattccactagatgccactaaatcttacacactgtaCCTTcaacattagcatgttagcataatTGTTGTAAGTCtcttagcatgctgacattagcatttggCTCAAAGCCCCCATGAGCATGACAGACTTATGGTGGAGTaaagtttgtgttgtttttttttatctgaggtttattttattttattttattgatattagGTGCGATGAAGTGTTTATTTCTTATATTCTGTAATCAGAGTTCTTTAAGATGGGATAATTGTAATTTACATGATTTTATGGATGAATAAACTGAGCCATGACCTTGAGCATACACTTGGGAAAGGCTGACATGAGTTCAGAACATTTCATTGTTCCCCCTTTATACATCTAAGCAGAAAAAGCAGGTCATTGGTGTGTTCACAAAGTTATTTGATTAAACTTAAACTCAATGACTGTTTTGGGATATCATTAAACTCGTATTATTAGTAAATGCCCTTGGAGCGCCACCTTGCTAAATGGGCTATGCAAAATGTTATATTAGAGTGTCGGTCTGCATGGTGATGGATGGTCATGTTCATTTTGGATGGTTTGAGCTTACCAAAGAACGTGCTTGCAAACACATTGCTGGGGGGCTTGTTGGATGGGTGTGAAGATGAGTTCTGGTTGATGTCGTCATTACTGGGAGACTGCCCATAAACCTGTTGgaaaacaagtttcaaccataaaataaagtacatcGAATAATGATTTTCCTTCCATTCATATCACTCAAACTAATCTTACTGACACAAACGCATGAATACTGTGAGCGCAAGCTGAAGCTACAGCATtatgaaaacaaagcagagcGCTGATGCACACTTAGAGCTATTGCGATAATCCATAAGCTGCAGATCCATGCACCTCCTCATCCGGATTTAGGAACCATTCACCATGAGAAATCCCTTCCCTAATCATGATCAGGTTCTGCTGGCTTCAGAAGACTGGGATACAATTCCCTCtcaaataaaattgaataaCAGGCCTTCTCACGCTTTGTCCTCAGAAAGAAACCTGGAACTGAGTCTTAACCTTAACAGGACAACATTGGTATGAGAGATGGTTTATTGTAAATAGTAAACAGATCTAAGAGACCTTTCGCTAATGTGTGCTTTTTCTTATAATTGTAAAAAAGCACAGGCCTACAAAGTGCACAtatgcacaaaaaacacaccaacacatgctcactcactcaaacacaccAAGAGGTCTGGGCTGCACCTGCACCTCCCTCGATTGCTTTGATGTGCCccaggaaatgaaaataaacctcCCTGCGCAGCATCAATGGGGTGTCAGTTACCCGGACGACAAGTTCTGTAAAGCAGGCTATTAAAGACTCTCTTGAGTATGCTCATGCAAGCACACTCACATAagcacacacgcatacacacaaaggcacacacacttaagcatgtacacacacacacacacacacacacacacacacacacacacacacacacacacacacacacacacacacacacacacacacacacacacacacacacacacacacacacacacacacacacacacacacacacagccgtgACCCTGGCTGGCATGAGTCCCATGGTGATTGTGGGCTAGGCCAAACAGAGGAGCCCCTGCCGACACTGGGCCCGTCTGAGCCGCCATGGGCAGCATATGGCGGAGGATAAAGCCAATTGTCCTCCTTACCATCAGCATAGCAGGCGACCCGTTAATAATGGTCACACCCCCGCCCCAGCACGCCCTCTCTGGCCCCCACTGGAGAGGGGCCGTCACCATGGCATCCTCTTTTAGCATAGCATTGATTTAGGAACCATCAATCATGGCATCACAAATGataagaaacttttttttcagcaaATAAAGACCACAATGAAAAGAGGaatactaattaaaaacaaaaactaccaTAGACTTGAAAGAATCAGTGCGTGTGAGTGCATTAGTGTCCTTTTTGCAAATCTATCAGACAAAATTCCCAAAGTTATTTTAATCTTAAGTGCATATAAATCAGCACACAAAGGACAAACAGGTACACTATCTTCCCACTGTAAAAACATAGATTTATCAGGTTAGATCAGTGAAATATCAACTTGCTATTCAGGGCCTATGCTGTGCTCCACCATAGCCAACTCCAGCCACATGCAACCAATTTTCTGCCTCTGTGATCCACGATGTCTGGATATGGTTAGTCTCACAGAGATCAAAGCTGCCTTTGATAATGGCTGCAGTGGTGGAGGGACTGCTCTAACATAGCAGGGTTAAATCAAATAGAAATAGCTGCAATCTGCTTCATGTCAAGATGTTTTCTGCTGCGAGGCTTGACTACATGGTGCTCAGCCAACAGGAAGCACAAGTCTCCCCGGTGCAttttaaacaacataaaaaccaCAAGTGAGGCGTTATAGTGTTTACTAACTGGATGCTAACATTATTGCGGGTGTCATGCATGGCAAGTTGTAATTTGGGTTGACACAATGTTGAATTAATGTGTGAAATCCCATGAAGAATTGCATGAGATGCAGTTAATGGGgatccctttaaaaaaataaacaagtgacGAAAAAGAAGCTTACAGAGTGATCTTTCACACATTAACAACAATTCTTGTATAAACTCCACAAAGATGCTCAAATTAAGTTTAGAGATACAAACATGTACACAGCTCAATAAGACACTGACAATGACACATACAGCAGTACAAACTAAGGACATGAAGCCTTCGAAACTATGTTAAAGCTctgcctctcacacacacacttaacataacataacataacataacataacataacatgcattaaaacaaaataaaatataaatgaaataaaactatttCCCTCCACCTCTAAAGTCCCTCACTAAACAGATATCACATAAATGAGACAATGTTAAGTGATAATACTCCTAACTTTTACACAGGTTGCACGTATAAATGcatcacctgctgctgaaaCTGTTTGGATCACATCTGTCAGATAAGAACTCGTTGTTCAATCACTGTGGACACACAAAGCTGGAAACTCCTGATGAATTATATAAGTCAACAAGCAAACAGAACAtctgagcagcagcatcaccaaacacactgacagtgtCACATCTCCTCTGGAAAATGACACAAGACAAACATAAGACATGTACTCACTGGTTTCATGTTGTAGCAATACATCAATGAGTTGTTGCCTGTTCCAGAGACAGGATGAGTGCAGTACATAACTCTGTCTGGTTCAGTGTAAGATTCCAGGCTCACAATACAGCCCACACAGGTCCTCAGTCCGTCTCTCTACTCATGTGTATATAGTCCACATGCACTGCTTCCCCTAACCTACCCCTGCTGGTCATGCAGCTACCCGCAGACAACTTATGCAAATAAGGGCTGGACCATTCCTGGTAGCAGGGAGGGGTGGCCAAGGGTTGATGCTATTAGTGTAGTTCATGCCTGGTCCAGGATATTATGagcatccttctttctttcttttttttttttaaattagaacAAATTCTattaagaaaaaatacacagtttGGTTGTAGTGTTTGgtgtttactgtgtgttcaCTGTTAAAGAGCTTGCTTTTGCAAAATGTCATCATGAAAATAACTGAAACTTGTACTAATCAGGGAATTCCCCTCCCACACATGACCAAACGCTCTCACCTTGACCACACCACAGCACAGAAAGGTACCGTCAGTGAGGGCTACATATTTTATTGCTGAGGTGTCTTCCTATTCCTATGTCATCAGTGTAAAATCATACACAAGCAAGTCCAGAAAGCCCTCCTCAAGGACCAGAGAGTAGCAGTGAAGACGTGAAGATTAACTCCTGTTAAACAGGTAAAGGTTTCCAGTAAACAGGGGATACCACACCCCTGTCTGACCCACATTTACAAATAGAACCAAGTCTTACTTTGCGTGGCACGTGTGGCATTGCAAGCTCCTCCAGCGACTGGGTTAATGGTTATTTATACAGTAGTCTGTCTGACCTGCTAACGAATAACAGTTTAATAGTCAGACCACCTGCGTCAGATAAAGAtccactgtctgtctgcttccctTTGACTTAAATTTACACTGACCGACTGTATATAATGAGCCACTCACAGTCAAGATTGCTGGGTTATTCACAGATTTTACTATTGGAGAGCAAACTACCTAAAATACgtgaaaatgtcttttgaaAATCTTCAGCAGTCAGAATGGAGGAAGTGTCAACACTACATTTGTTGTATGTTACATTAAGGTTAGGGTCAGTTGGCGTGATGCACAGACCTGGCAAAGCATTTCATTTACAGGGTAGAATCCAATCAAATAGTTCCCACTAAGTCTTTATGGTGAATACATTGTCTTACTTCCCGGCCTGTGTTTACGCACGAGCCCCAGAAGACAGTCTGTGCTTTGGAATCTTTCCATAACATCTAATCTTATTTCAGTGTTCGCTGTTGTTGCCAGCCTTTTAATGCACAGGTGGTGTTCAGTCAAAATTGTCAtgatatatttgtttaaatctttttttaatcacttttttatatatatataaaggacCATCCATTcttaaaaataagtgaaattgttcctatttatttattaattaagcAGTAAGTCCACAATGAGGGAAATACAGTTTTCACTGTGGGAAGAAGCTGCAGCCTGAAAAAGAGACAAACTATTTCTTGCTGATCTTGCTCAGTCTGAAGGTGAACTGTGCCGTCTGCGCAGTTTCCTTAAAGTAAGAGTCTAATCCTGAAGAGCCACGCTAGTGTTAACTGGGTTACGAGGTCAGTCTCTTCATCTTCATTAGAACAATTGTTTctagatttttctttcttttgacgGAAAAGTATCCTAAGATTGCTTTTCGAGTTAAATAGGTTATAAAATGctctcaaaaaacaaacaatgtaaaacaaaattcaggattaaaaaaaaaaaaaaagaaatccagaAACACCAGCAGCTATTGAGTGACCTTTTCCACTGACAGAGATCACTTCTCCTCTCTGACACACTAAgcgtgcatacacacacacgcatcttGGATAAATGATCCAAGACCAAATATATACTCTCCCTTAACCCTGAACTTTGCATCAATCTTACTTAATTGCAGTCTTGTCAGGAGTGCGATTATTCAAACAGGTAATGCAAATGTTAATGAGTTCAAATTTGCATATCTTTATTTTCCCATGGTTGAAATGTCATTGTTTATGACGCTCTACAATGAAGAATGTCAGTCCTGATGGCCCCCTGATACGTCGTCGGCCATTAAGAGGCCAAAAAAAGAGCAACTGAAGGGGATGGAAGGGAAATAAATAAGGAGACATGCtcaaaagaagagaaggaaaattaAGACTTATACATGCAAATAGATAAAAACTCATTTACACAATCAAACCATCATTGCAGTCCCCAGTAATCAAATTCAATTTCAATGAATATATTAGTGAGGGGTTGAAATGatgtaaagaaaaaatacaacatccaGAAAAATTCTAGTGtgaccagaaaaaaaagaaaaagagaagtatACCTCTTTGCTGGTTAAAGTCATGGTTGTCCTTTTACTGTACGACATGCTGTTGTGCATACTAcgcctgcaaacacacatttcaagtGTTGTTGGCATATTGCTCTTCGTCATGCGCCTGATTTGACATGGCTTAAATAACTATCTTCCTGCCAGTGATTGGCATTCACACAAGAAGGGGTGAGTGGGACTGGGGAGCAGATGGTGACATTCCACATGACCAAACTGATCAATCAGCATGCTGGGACGCAGGTGCAGCACAGGCGGGCAGCACCACACCATCTATTTCACCATCTACGGGGCACAAACACATGGGCACCAATCGTGGCACCCTGAGGGGCTGCATGCTCCTCTGTCCCGCTGTGCCAAGGTTGATGACATCAGAATTTCCCATCCGCTCTTCCACAGGACGccaagaaaaagaaggaggggggaaaaaatgctgtATAAAATCTGCAATAACGGCCTGGCCTGAGATAGTTGTGTAAGTGACGTAAAAGCCAGGGACTCccatatttcactctgaactgATAAACCAGGAGAAGAAGTAGAGAAATGTACCAACACATTTTGGTCTGAAGAGAgtgttattgtttgtgtttgataaaagcatttaaaggataaaatgactaaaaatataCCTTTTCCCTCTCTCAACGTTTAACACCATCTCAGCATTTACGTTTAGCTTAAACAAAACATTCTCACTTTAAGGGTTTTAACTACTttccattattgattcatctgctggTCATTtccttgattaaaaaaagtcagaaaatggtgaaaaatgctcATTATATCAATTGTTTtgtccaaaaaacacaaatacatcatgTTTTCTATCATAAGTGATGAGGAAATAACAACATATTTGCTGGAACAatgaaatgtttgacattttcgcttgaaaaattaatgaaataatgaaaaaacattatcaaattagttggcaattaattttctgtcaattgatcAATCCACCATTTGTTCCTACACAAGTTTATTTCCATCCATTTGAACAACAAATGTCTTGGATTAGCACTTGAGTACTTAAATTGGAAGTAGGTTACCTTCAACAGTAGTAGAGATAAAAATAGCTTGGTTTATACTGTGTGTTAACCatatgatgtcactgtgatgtgaTTATGTCTGGATTTACAAAATCCTGACCCTTGTATAAAATTAAAGTTGGCATGTTTTAAATTTCAAGACCACTAGCTTTTGTTTATGATAAGGCAATTAAGAGCAATTCATGCAGGAAATATCTGTATATAATTCCACTAGAGAACATGTAAGTGAAGGCAACTTCAAGGCAAACGGGCCTGCTTAACGTGTGCAGAGGACAACGGGTTGGATGTGGTGTTTGATACCTGCTGGCGTGACTCTGTGCTGAGGATCTACTGTATCTTCAGGATAAGACCTGGACACAGCAAGCTGATCTCATAGTCTGGGTGCTTTAAGAAGTGGGGGTTGTAAGAGGATTGGAGCAGCCATGGAGTGCACGTGAGAGCCAGACTCACCGACCTCTGCACCACGTTCACCTCGCTGTCCCACATTCGCCAGCACCTAGAGCAcgagggaggagaggatgggTGGCTTCAGGTCACTGTCAGGCTGACACGTGACCTGCTTGATTTCTGTAAAAAACGTCCCATGAAATCCAAACTttagaaaaaactaaatgagtGTTTAGGGCAATAAAATAAGGCACATGTTCAGTAAAAATCCATGCATTACGGCGCACCTACTACACTTAAAGCacttaaaacacacaacaaaagctACAGTACACCAGATGGTCTTTGTCACTTTTGTCTTTAAACACCTCACTATCATTTATCTTAAGTGTTCAATGTTTGCTTTTTAtagtttttctaaaaaaaaaaacaagattattTGTAAAATCCCAAGAACCAAATCATGAAGGCAGGCAACAGCCCCAGCAGTAAGCTCCACTGAGGAGATATAGTGAGGCGTTACCATCATATGATACAACCACAAAAATGGCAGCAACTTCGGTGGAGGAGTGTTGTCTAAATCTTAACATTTGGAGGAATGAGCAAGGGCAAAGACGGCTGAGATGAGACCTCCCTACCCAAATCAGAAGTGACAGGAGattgacagtaaaataaatcagtcaagAATAGCCAGCAACTGAAGGTCAAAAATAGAGTGAGAAAACAATGACTAACAAGGAAACAACATTTTCTTGAGATTTAGACGAAGTGTCACTGCTCCACACCTCCGGTGTTGTTAACAAGTCAGCAAATGACAACGTTTGATGGATGTGTGTGATGCATTATagaaatcatcatcataattcAACTATATGCATGTTCAGTGTATACATATGATAAAATACCCACTTACATCTCCTCACACCTTACTAAATGAATAATCTAACTGTGTAACTTTACATCACAAGGTTATTTTACTCCTAAccatagaaaaagaaaagctaaacAGGCCAGAGccaatattaacattttatcagtttattCAGTTAAATGAGTTAtggatttatgttttatttgaatgtcaCACATATGAATGTGCTAAACTCACCAACAAAATGCTTTCTATTCTTCACACAAGCTAAAAAGGaagagtaaaatataaaatacatcaaacataacatataatatTAATCTTTTGCTCCCCGCTAACCTTGTGCCTCATCTCACATGGCTTACTCATCATGTGTTCAATTTTTTTGCACCCCAGGAATCAGCTCATAGCTGCCCTACATGACTCCTTATTTGTTTATGATGCTCTCGAAGCACTTCACTGTTGTCAAAGATCAGACAAACATCAACACAgcaaaatgtactgtatgtacggCTGTGATTAAAAAGCCTTTTATGACACAGGCAACCAGTGAAATTTCTGCTAAATCTGCAGGAGTGtctatttcattttcaaaagctGATCATCTGAAGTTGGTTCAATACTGAATTCAAggtatgttttttaaaaagtgaaatactcTCAGAatcaaactctttttttcttaaaatgcaTAACTGTGCGACCACAAAACCTAAACTCCAGTGACTTCACTCTTGATACGCTGCTGCTCTCCTTAATCAAACAA from Scomber scombrus chromosome 6, fScoSco1.1, whole genome shotgun sequence includes these protein-coding regions:
- the LOC133982086 gene encoding transcription factor 12-like: MYCTHPVSGTGNNSLMYCYNMKPVYGQSPSNDDINQNSSSHPSNKPPSNVFASTFFEGTSNSPDIWNAVNGLNQQGYEGALGAATTHQTQPGSYGSLQPPHSHLDYSPHSVMTADINRGLPPMSTFHRNTASHNHSINTSDNSTVSGSQRNVSGGSQTGDTLGKALASIYSPDHTSSSFPSSSSTPVRSPSPMPNAAEPTGTNMWPRSSVQAPVSPHYESSLISLSQVEDRLDRLDDVIHVLRNHAVGPTACVPSDIHNLLSQTHHGHPGTLPLTCHTPAMVEAVTMNNNHAAFQSRTQNGHPYPVRQRATLHQMQAGGRGGLGVQGNLELKMESGERDEMMHTNHSHGSDSPRSDDESEHKREGENSSRNSIHEDEDLSPEQKAERERDRRMANNARERLRVRDINEAFKELGHMCQLHLKSEKPQTKLLVLHQAVAVILSLEQQVRERNLNPKAACLRRREEEKASAVMTDPQSMHLAFHPGLTDPANPMGHL